In Eupeodes corollae chromosome 3, idEupCoro1.1, whole genome shotgun sequence, a single genomic region encodes these proteins:
- the LOC129952593 gene encoding cytochrome b5 domain-containing protein 1: protein MIKYYIYDEIVIHDKIDDFWVNIHRDVIDLTPLLQDRRDSWNLNLEYMLGFGGKDLSSYFYKDGTPRCETSPQTGKKRVLFPPIVEVTTSDMLRTKEKIWSQDPKYKIGKLTKQERQIRIINTLTGTTQLMKVCEEDTIYDIMVKYKRFYNFHASSYIWKKKPGSKSRRLFFNKTLTENGFFKENHGIPPSIWLYYSDDLTIA, encoded by the exons atgattaaatattatatttacgATGAAATTGTCATTCATGATAAAATCGATGACTTTTGGGTGAATATTCACAGAGATGTCATCGATTTAACACCGTTACTTCAAGATAGAAGAGATAGTTggaatttg aATCTTGAATATATGTTGGGCTTTGGTGGAAAAGATTTAAGTTCATATTTCTACAAAGATGGTACTCCACGATGTGAGACTTCACCTCAAACTGGAAAAAAGAGAGTTCTTTTCCCGCCAATTGTTGAAGTGACAACAAGTGACATGTTGCGAACAAAag aaaaaatttggAGTCAAGatccaaaatacaaaattggcaAACTTACAAAACAAGAACGTCAAATTCGAATCATAAACACTCTTACtg GAACAACTCAATTAATGAAGGTTTGCGAGGAAGATACAATTTACGACATCAtggtaaaatataaaagattttacaaCTTCCATGCTAGCAgctatatttggaaaaaaaaacca ggaTCCAAATCCAGACGACTCTTCTTCAATAAAACCTTAACCGAAAATGGATTTTTCAAGGAAAATCATGGAATTCCACCTTCGATTTGGCTTTATTATTCTGATGATTTAACTATTGCTTAG